In Dromiciops gliroides isolate mDroGli1 chromosome 4, mDroGli1.pri, whole genome shotgun sequence, one DNA window encodes the following:
- the CCDC17 gene encoding coiled-coil domain-containing protein 17, with the protein MASDPEKPEQRGASASFPCSACDMVFPSRTLRESHAYRFCIGPLTPGGPRGRRKSPAGPSASLPLGREGQSHHPEDQLETPRKTPGQGEASGASLKRLTEEVQRLRMSLQEMASLQKGTAGSRAHLEETHARRLAEIGARTQRLEKHREEIRQQLGGLAGGDAGTSILGQVMLVIQAQEKRTQLALDTLGERVEKLQARTQPDLPAAVKEEEEGSSLSLLALPASQGVLTSEIRALQMSYLQSGGKDPGVLAKIWELYLEAALLEGGTQKKQGKASVGPRKPDTRSQALEAINGHLEAEILALQMQRGPRRARQGLWEPHAKEGIGLLRRGRGGSARLPPPVAPPLPPPPPGPSRDTPFLGMMETIEAPAQSRHLLPPPDVLGPAPYDPGAGFAIFYDFLLGLEPGWSQVQLVTGLARGGQETGPSTALPPSPCLPLPPTPGAPLGNCAILAARQPVPRLPPSLAVTLITELQAWGLWDGGQEPRPQAWTSVQLFDMEQRVLSGRWRLPLRALPRVPGLSSRQLNAIPQAGQIELYLRIANARDAEIQVLARIDPVQGQKYSYLPAVSNSASLEDSNLYSHFLGPPSLLPSLSLSDGFHDPPPAPE; encoded by the exons AGGAGGGCCCAGGGGCCGAAGGAAGAGCCCAGCCGGGCCCTCAGCCTCCCTCCCACTTGGCAGAGAA GGCCAGTCACACCACCCTGAGGATCAGCTGGAGACCCCCAGAAAAACCCCAGGCCAGGGGGAAGCCAGTGGAGCCAGTCTGAAGAGGCTGACAGAGGAG gttcAAAGGCTTCGAATGTCCCTACAAGAGATGGCTTCTCTCCAGAAG GGCACTGCAGGGTCCCGTGCACACCTAGAAGAAACTCATGCACGGCGTCTGGCAGAGATTGGAGCCCGGACTCAGAGGCTGGAGAAGCACCGGGAGG AGATCAGGCAGCAGCTCGGGGGTCTGGCTGGGGGTGACGCTGGCACCAGTATCCTGGGGCAGGTGATGCTGGTGATCCAAGCCCAAGAGAAAAGGACTCAGCTGGCTCTGGACACTCTTGGGGAGCGTGTAGAGAAACTGCAGGCACG GACTCAGCCAGATCTCCCAGCAgcagtgaaggaggaggaggaagggtccAGCCTCAGCCTCTTAGCCCTCCCAGCCAGTCAAGGGGTCCTGACTTCTGAGATTCG GGCCCTACAAATGTCCTACCTCCAGTCTGGGGGCAAGGACCCCGGAGTCCTGGCCAAGATATGGGAGCTCTATCTGGAGGCTGCACTGTTGGAAGGGGGGACTCAGAAGAAGC AAGGGAAGGCAAGTGTTGGCCCCCGGAAACCAGACACACGGTCGCAGGCCCTAGAAGCTATCAATGGGCACTTGGAGGCTGAGATCCTGGCCCTGCAGATGCAGAGAGGACCCCGGAGAGCCCGGCAGG GCCTGTGGGAGCCCCATGCCAAGGAGGGGATTGGCCTGCTCcggagaggaagagggggctcTGCCCGCCTGCCACCCCCCGTGGCTCCTCCATTGCCACCTCCTCCCCCAGGACCCTCCAGGGACACCCCTTTCTTAGGCATGATG GAGACCATAGAAGCCCCAGCCCAGAGCCGCCACCTCTTGCCACCGCCCGATGTGCTGGGCCCAGCTCCTTATGACCCAGG GGCCGGATTTGCCATCTTCTATGACTTCCTGCTGGGACTGGAGCCCGGGTGGTCACAGGTGCAGCTGGTGACGGGGCTGGCCCGGGGCGGGCAAGAGACGGGGCCCagcactgccctgccccccagccCCTGTCTaccactgccccccaccccaggggcTCCCCTGGGCAACTGTGCCATTCTGGCAGCCAGGCAGCCTGTGCCCAG gttGCCTCCCTCCCTGGCTGTGACCTTGATCACAGAGCTTCAGGCCTGGGGCCTTTGGGATGGTGGCCAGGAGCCCAGACCGCAGGCTTGGACCAGCGTGCAGCTCTTTGACATGGAGCAGCGAGTGCTGAGTGGACGCTGGAGGCTGCCTCTGAGAGCCCTGCCCCGGGTACCAGGCCTTAGTTCCAGGCAGCTCAATGCCATCCCTCAG GCTGGTCAGATTGAGTTGTACCTGAGAATCGCAAATGCAAGAGATGCTGAGATCCAGGTGCTGGCCAGGATAGACCCAGTGCAAGGCCAGAAATACAGCTATCTGCCTGCG GTATCCAACTCAGCCTCTCTGGAAGACAGCAACCTGTACTCTCACTTCCTGGGGCCCCCCAGCCTGCTGCCCTCCCTCTCCCTATCTGATGGCTTCCATGACCCTCCGCCTGCTCCAGAGTAG
- the LOC122756138 gene encoding nuclear autoantigenic sperm protein isoform X2 yields the protein MATEPAAITELAPADKREEEAPAPSTSADKANSLDVDSESKKLLGLGQKHLVMGDIPAAVNAFQEAASLLGKKYGETANECGEAFFYYGKSLLELARMENGVLGNALDGVPVDEDGERAEDQAMVESTDNPEETEGSEEEDKENEREGEEHGSDSKLENKENEDEDIGNLELAWDMLDLAKIIFKRQETKEAQLNAAQAHLKLGEVSVESENYSQAIEEFQACLALQQNYLEAHDRLLAETHYQLGLAYSYNSQYGEAVSQFTKSVDVIEKRLAMLNERIKAAETPSAEDEKEVEELKELLPEIKEKIEDAKESQSSGNVAELALKATLVQAASGFTSSSGNSSASGIPARRSTDGAATTSSNCVTDISHLVRKKRKPEEESPRKEAEAKKPKQEPAVNGAGGGGDGGGDAAAPQSETAENMEAEAENPTPAEAEAATVQSTA from the exons ATGGCCACCGAGCCCGCCGCGATCACCGAGCTCGCCCCAGCCGACAA aagggaagaggaggctcCTGCTCCATCCACATCTGCAGACAAAGCCAATAG TCTGGATGTGGATAGTGAATCTAAGAAGCTGCTGGGCTTGGGGCAGAAACATCTGGTGATGGGTGACATCCCAGCAGCTGTGAATGCATTCCAGGAAGCAGCTAGTCTCTT GGGTAAGAAGTATGGAGAGACAGCTAATGAGTGTGGAGAAGCCTTCTTTTACTATGGGAAGTCTCTTCTGGAGTTAGCAAG AATGGAGAATGGTGTGTTAGGAAATGCCCTGGATGGAGTCCCAGTGgatgaagatggagagagagcagAAGATCAGGCTATGGTAGAGAGTACTGATAACCCAGAGG AAACTGAAGGTTCTGAAGAGGAGGAtaaggagaatgagagagaaggtGAAGAGCATGGGAGTGATTCCAAGCTGGAAAACAAG GAAAATGAAGATGAGGACATTGGAAACCTAGAGCTTGCTTGGGACATGCTAGACTTGGCAAAGATCATCTTTAAGAG GCAGGAAACGAAAGAAGCCCAGCTGAATGCGGCTCAAGCCCACCTGAAGCTGGGGGAAGTGAGCGTGGAATCTG AAAATTATAGCCAGGCCATAGAGGAATTCCAGGCCTGCCTCGCCCTCCAGCAGAATTACCTGGAGGCCCATGACCGACTGCTGGCCGAGACCCATTACCAGCTGGGCCTGGCCTATTCTTACAACAGCCAGTATGGGGAGGCTGTGTCTCAGTTTACCAAGTCTGTAGATGTCATTGAGAAAAGGCTGG CCATGTTGAACGAGAGGATAAAGGCAGCTGAGACGCCCTCTGCTGAGGATGAGAAAGAGGTTGAGGAGTTGAAGGAGCTGCTCCCCGAGATTAAAGAGAAGATCGAAGATGCCAAGGAGTCCCAGAGCAGTGGAAATGTCGCTGAGCTGGCTCTGAAGGCCACTCTG GTTCAGGCTGCATCTGGTTTCACATCAAGCAGTGGGAACTCCTCGGCCTCAGGG ATCCCAGCCAGAAGATCCACAGATGGTGCTGCCACAACTTCCTCCAACTGTGTGACCGACATATCCCACTTGGTCAGAAAAAAG AGGAAACCAGAAGAAGAGAGTCCCCGGAAAGAAGCCGAGGCCAAGAAGCCCAAGCAGGAACCAGCTGTCAATGGTGCGGGGGGCGGTGGCGACGGAGGCGGGGACGCCGCCGCACCCCAGAGTGAGACGGCAGAAAACATGGAGGCAGAG GCTGAGAACCCTACGCCAGCTGAGGCGGAAGCTGCCACTGTACAAAGCACCGCATGA
- the LOC122756138 gene encoding nuclear autoantigenic sperm protein isoform X1 — translation MATEPAAITELAPADKREEEAPAPSTSADKANSLDVDSESKKLLGLGQKHLVMGDIPAAVNAFQEAASLLGKKYGETANECGEAFFYYGKSLLELARMENGVLGNALDGVPVDEDGERAEDQAMVESTDNPEEEARGVLKEQASDATKEQEAAQKGKAEAAATPAEGEAQERPVEAESGGGDVEMEEAEEAQVEAAPGSPEKAPSTAQEPEAGAASEEPPAGSGSLAASPPQDGKAEEEEETKAEAVVEEKQGEVDAKTEEKPRDASEEQPALASGEPGAAIRVEGKATEAGRGEEAVAEAAPAATSEAMKGEEEAAPAEEEPAEGSAEAQEAATPMEAQAEVPIEEKPEEQPEEQPAATHAEGQGSTPSDPGESVPAEDQATQEPTDIQENSAPEAEPPAEVGPAQEGPTGTSEDSKAAGDGPENGPGDQVALGAPPEEKDELMKEEEEEEEGEGNREARPTAVGG, via the exons ATGGCCACCGAGCCCGCCGCGATCACCGAGCTCGCCCCAGCCGACAA aagggaagaggaggctcCTGCTCCATCCACATCTGCAGACAAAGCCAATAG TCTGGATGTGGATAGTGAATCTAAGAAGCTGCTGGGCTTGGGGCAGAAACATCTGGTGATGGGTGACATCCCAGCAGCTGTGAATGCATTCCAGGAAGCAGCTAGTCTCTT GGGTAAGAAGTATGGAGAGACAGCTAATGAGTGTGGAGAAGCCTTCTTTTACTATGGGAAGTCTCTTCTGGAGTTAGCAAG AATGGAGAATGGTGTGTTAGGAAATGCCCTGGATGGAGTCCCAGTGgatgaagatggagagagagcagAAGATCAGGCTATGGTAGAGAGTACTGATAACCCAGAGG AGGAAGCAAGGGGCGTGTTGAAAGAACAGGCCTCTGATGCCACGAAGGAGCAAGAGGCAGCACAAAAAGGCAAGGCCGAAGCTGCGGCCACTCCTGCTGAGGGGGAAGCCCAGGAACGTCCAGTGGAGGCTGAGAGCGGAGGAGGCGATGTTGAGATGGAAGAGGCGGAGGAGGCCCAGGTGGAAGCTGCCCCTGGAAGTCCTGAGAAGGCCCCAAGCACAGCCCAGGAGCCTGAGGCAGGAGCTGCTTCAGAGGAGCCACCAGCAGGGTCAGGATCCCTGGCTGCCAGCCCCCCACAAGATGGAAaagcagaggaagaggaggagaccaAAGCAGAAGCAGTAGTTGAGGAGAAGCAGGGCGAGGTAGatgcaaaaacagaagaaaagcccAGAGATGCTTCTGAAGAGCAGCCAGCCCTGGCCTCAGGAGAGCCGGGAGCTGCCATCAGGGTGGAAGGAAAGGCAACAGAAgcgggaagaggagaggaggcagtGGCGGAGGCAGCCCCAGCAGCAACATCCGAGGCtatgaagggagaggaagaagcagCCCCCGCTGAAGAGGAGCCAGCAGAGGGGTCAGCTGAGGCCCAGGAGGCAGCAACACCCATGGAAGCCCAGGCAGAGGTACCAATCGAGGAGAAGCCCGAGGAGCAGCCCGAGGAGCAGCCGGCGGCCACCCATGCCGAGGGTCAAGGCAGCACACCCTCTGACCCTGGTGAGTCGGTCCCTGCAGAAGACCAGGCTACCCAGGAGCCAACAGACATACAAGAGAACAGTGCTCCTGAGGCAGAGCCTCCAGCAGAGGTGGGGCCTGCCCAGGAGGGGCCCACAGGCACCTCAGAAGACTCCAAGGCAGCTGGAGACGGGCCAGAGAATGGCCCTGGGGACCAAGTGGCTCTAGGAGCACCCCCTGAAGAAAAAGATGAGctgatgaaggaggaggaggaggaggaggagggagaaggtaaCAGGGAGGCCAGGCCTACTGCCGTGGGGGGATGA
- the LOC122726399 gene encoding 60S ribosomal protein L23a-like produces MAPKVKKEALVPPKTEAKSKALKPKKVVLKGVHSHKKKKIQTPPTFWRPKTLRHQRQPKYPRKSAQRRNKLDHCAILKFPLTTESAMKKTEDNNTLVFIVDVNANKHQMKQAVKKLYDIDEAKVNTRIRPDGEKKAHVRLAPD; encoded by the coding sequence ATGGCGCCAAAGGTGAAGAAGGAAGCACTTGTTCCCCCCAAGACGGAAGCCAAGTCCAAGGCTTTGAAGCCCAAGAAGGTGGTTTTGAAGGGTGTGCACagccacaaaaagaagaagatccAGACACCCCCCACCTTCTGGAGACCCAAGACTCTAAGACATCAAAGGCAGCCCAAGTACCCTCGGAAAAGTGCCCAGAGGAGAAACAAGCTAGATCACTGTGCCATCCTTAAGTTCCCCTTGACCACTGAGTCTGCTATGAAGAAGACAGAGGACAACAACACCCTTGTCTTCATTGTGGATGTCAACGCCAACAAGCATCAGATGAAGCAAGCTGTAAAGAAGCTTTATGACATCGATGAGGCCAAGGTCAACACACGGATCAGGCCTGATGGAGAGAAGAAGGCCCATGTCCGACTGGCTCCAGACTAG